The Anaerolineae bacterium genome includes the window AGCCCGCGGCGGAGCCGCGGGAAGACGAGAAACCTCTCGTTTGACATACGATCCCCCTTTGGGGAAGCGCCTGGCTTCCTCATGAACCGCCGGCGAAGCCCAGTTCGCGCAGTGCTTTTTCCACCGCCTCGTGGTCGCTCCAGGGATATTCCACCGTGCCGATGCACAGCGAGCGCTCATGTCCTTTGCCGGTGATGAGCACCAGGTCCCCAGGCTCGGCCAAGCGGATGGCGGTGCGGATAGCCTCGGCGCGATCGTCAATCTCCATCAGGCTGTCATCCAGGGGCCGGCCGCTTTGGCGGAAGCCGGCGATGATCTGGGCATTGATCGCCCGGAGGTCTTCCGTGCGAGGGTCCTCGGCGGTCAGGATGACCCGGTCGGCCAATGCGGCGGCGATGCGCCCCATCATAGGGCGCTTCTGGGCATCGCGCAGGCCGGCGCACCCGAACACCACGGTCAGCCGGCCGCGGGTCATCTTCCTGGCGGTGGTCAGCGCTTTCTCCAGCGCATTGGGCGTGTGCGCGAAATCGATGATGATGGTGAAGGGCTGTCCCCGGTCCACGCGCTCCATGCGCCCGGTGAGGCCGGCCATGCCGGCGATGCCGGCCTGCACATGCGCCGGCGCGATGCCCTGGGCCAGGGCGGCGGCGATGGCCGCCAGCAGGTTGTGGACATTATACTCCCCGACCAGCGGGGAATGGATGTCGAAATCCCCAAAGGGCGTGACGGTGCGGAAGCGAATGCCGGCGCCAGTGCATTCCACATCCTCGGCGCGGACGTCGGCGCTGGCCCGCCGGCCGTAGGTGACGACCAGGTCGGCCGGGATGCGGGAGAGGCCGGCGAAGGGCCTCTCGTCATCGGCGTTGAGCACGGAGATTTTGGGGATGCCCGGCTTGCGCACGCTTTGCGAAAGGTCCCAGAACAGCCGCGCCTTGGCCTCGAAATAGGCCTCGTAGCTCCCGTGATAATCCAGGTGCTCATGGGTGATGTTAGTGACAACGGCGGTGTCGAAGGCGCAGGCCGCCACGCGATACTGCGCCAGCCCGTGGGAGGTGGCCTCCAAGACAGCGGCCTGGGCGCCGGCATCCACCATTTCCCGCAGGTATCGCTGTACCGCCGGCGCGTCCGGCGTAGTGGTGTGCAGGCCGGTATCATAGATCTGGCCGGCGATATCGGCGTAAATGGTGCTGATCATGCCGGCATTCCAGCC containing:
- a CDS encoding UDP-N-acetylmuramoyl-L-alanyl-D-glutamate--2,6-diaminopimelate ligase; this encodes MKALSALVAGLPAGELLDLSGAWEDTTISGVTDDSRQVSAGALFVAVPGLTVDGHRFIPQAAARGAGAVAGERSRAELELPAGIPYLQVRDARRALAWLAAAFFDFPAHHLRVIGVTGTDGKTTTTNLIYHILRAAGWNAGMISTIYADIAGQIYDTGLHTTTPDAPAVQRYLREMVDAGAQAAVLEATSHGLAQYRVAACAFDTAVVTNITHEHLDYHGSYEAYFEAKARLFWDLSQSVRKPGIPKISVLNADDERPFAGLSRIPADLVVTYGRRASADVRAEDVECTGAGIRFRTVTPFGDFDIHSPLVGEYNVHNLLAAIAAALAQGIAPAHVQAGIAGMAGLTGRMERVDRGQPFTIIIDFAHTPNALEKALTTARKMTRGRLTVVFGCAGLRDAQKRPMMGRIAAALADRVILTAEDPRTEDLRAINAQIIAGFRQSGRPLDDSLMEIDDRAEAIRTAIRLAEPGDLVLITGKGHERSLCIGTVEYPWSDHEAVEKALRELGFAGGS